Proteins co-encoded in one Salvia splendens isolate huo1 chromosome 4, SspV2, whole genome shotgun sequence genomic window:
- the LOC121798790 gene encoding ubiquitin-conjugating enzyme E2 4-like isoform X1: MSSPSKRREMDLMKLMMSDYKVETMNDGMQEFYVQFHGPTDSPYHGGVWKVRVELPDAYPYKSPSIGFVNKIYHPNVDEVSGSVCLDVINQTWTPMYDLVNVFEVFLPQLLLYPNELDPLNEEAAAMLMRDRTAYEQRVKEYCLKYAKPEDAGAIPEEKSSDEELTEDEYESSDEVVLGPVDP, from the exons ATGTCTTCCCCAAGCAAGAGGCGAGAGATGGACTTAATGAAATT GATGATGAGTGACTACAAGGTGGAGACGATGAATGATGGGATGCAGGAGTTCTATGTGCAGTTCCATGGACCCACTGACA GTCCATATCATGGCGGGGTGTGGAAGGTACGAGTTGAGCTTCCTGATGCCTATCCCTACAAGTCTCCTTCCATAGGATTTGTTAACAAGATCTATCACCCCAACGTGGATGAAGT GTCAGGTTCAGTTTGTCTGGATGTTATTAACCAGACCTGGACCCCCATGTATG ACCTGGTTAATGTTTTTGAGGTGTTTTTACCTCAGCTACTTTTGTATCCAAATGAATTGGACCCATTGAATGAGGAAGCTGCTGCCATGTTGATGCGCGACAGAACTGCATATGAACAAAGAGTTAAAG AATACTGCCTGAAATACGCCAAGCCAGAGGATGCAGGGGCCATCCCAGAAGAGAAGTCGAGCGATGAGGAGCTGACTGAAGATGAATATGAGTCGAGCGATGAGGTTGTTTTGGGACCTGTGGATCCATAG
- the LOC121798790 gene encoding ubiquitin-conjugating enzyme E2 4-like isoform X2: protein MSSPSKRREMDLMKLMMSDYKVETMNDGMQEFYVQFHGPTDSPYHGGVWKVRVELPDAYPYKSPSIGFVNKIYHPNVDEVSGSVCLDVINQTWTPMYDLVNVFEVFLPQLLLYPNELDPLNEEAAAMLMRDRTAYEQRVKGEVHLSIVTSII from the exons ATGTCTTCCCCAAGCAAGAGGCGAGAGATGGACTTAATGAAATT GATGATGAGTGACTACAAGGTGGAGACGATGAATGATGGGATGCAGGAGTTCTATGTGCAGTTCCATGGACCCACTGACA GTCCATATCATGGCGGGGTGTGGAAGGTACGAGTTGAGCTTCCTGATGCCTATCCCTACAAGTCTCCTTCCATAGGATTTGTTAACAAGATCTATCACCCCAACGTGGATGAAGT GTCAGGTTCAGTTTGTCTGGATGTTATTAACCAGACCTGGACCCCCATGTATG ACCTGGTTAATGTTTTTGAGGTGTTTTTACCTCAGCTACTTTTGTATCCAAATGAATTGGACCCATTGAATGAGGAAGCTGCTGCCATGTTGATGCGCGACAGAACTGCATATGAACAAAGAGTTAAAG GTGAAGTCCATCTTTCAATTGTCACATCCATAATATGA
- the LOC121800714 gene encoding protein AGENET DOMAIN (AGD)-CONTAINING P1-like has protein sequence MPTIRFNFNQQLRFRRGDLVEVASSQEGFVGSYFEATVVADLAKDGYLVQYRTLLKEDLSGPLREVASAAEVRPRPPPDLAERYRMNDVVDAFDKEGWWWGRITGRRGDSYSVFFETTGDEIFYHKNLLRTHQEWTNGRWSLAMLIPIA, from the coding sequence ATGCCAACAATTCGCTTCAACTTCAATCAACAACTGCGATTCCGCCGCGGCGATCTGGTGGAGGTGGCGAGCTCGCAGGAAGGATTCGTCGGTTCCTACTTCGAGGCGACGGTGGTGGCCGATCTGGCGAAGGACGGTTACCTGGTGCAGTACCGCACTCTGCTGAAGGAGGATTTGTCGGGGCCGCTGCGGGAGGTGGCGAGCGCGGCGGAGGTCCGGCCGAGGCCGCCGCCGGATCTGGCGGAGAGGTACCGGATGAACGATGTGGTGGACGCGTTCGACAAGGAGGGGTGGTGGTGGGGGAGGATCACCGGCAGAAGAGGAGACAGTTATTCGGTGTTCTTCGAGACCACCGGAGATGAGATTTTTTATCATAAGAATCTGCTCAGGACTCATCAGGAATGGACCAATGGCAGATGGAGTTTAGCAATGTTGATTCCGATTGCTTAA
- the LOC121799684 gene encoding protein DETOXIFICATION 34-like, with translation MLHEAPSLFLPHGEEGDSPPMETFDDARHMFYVETVKLWSIAAPIAFNILCNYGINSFTSIFVGHIGDLELSGVAISLSVIANLSFGFLLGMASALETLCGQAYGAGEIEMLGVYMQRSCLILMGGCVSLLPIYIYSKQLLKLLGQRHDIAEIAGTFSMYIIPQMFSLAVNFTTQKFLQAQSKVAVLAWVGIFALMTHVGLLYLFIRVLKWGLVGAAAAYDISAWGIALAQVIYVVGWCGDTWHGLSLMAFRGLWDFLKLSVSSALMLCLEIWYFMSIIVLTGHLEDPVLAVGSLSICMNLNGWEGMLFIGVNAAISIRVSNELGSGHPRAAKFSVYVTIMESMVIGLVCMVIIIGTKDDFASLFTNSKPMQKAVGDLAYLLAVTMMLNSIQPVISGVAIGGGWQGLVAFINLTCYYVIGLPAGFLLGYKTYLGVQGIWIGMIFGTCLQTLILLMIVWRTNWDEEVAQASERMRRWSGNA, from the exons ATGCTCCACGAGGCGCCCTCCTTGTTCCTCCCACATGGCGAGGAGGGCGACTCTCCCCCCATGGAAACGTTCGACGATGCTAGACATATGTTCTACGTAGAAACGGTCAAGTTGTGGTCCATTGCAGCCCCCATCGCCTTCAACATCCTCTGTAACTATGGCATCAATTCCTTCACCAGCATCTTCGTCGGCCATATTGGAGATCTTGAGCTCTCCGGGGTTGCCATCTCCCTCTCTGTCATTGCAAACTTATCCTTTGGATTCTTG CTTGGCATGGCTAGTGCATTGGAGACGTTGTGTGGGCAGGCATATGGAGCCGGAGAAATAGAAATGCTCGGAGTTTACATGCAACGGTCATGTCTAATTCTCATGGGAGGCTGTGTTTCTTTGTTGCCTATTTACATCTATTCGAAACAGCTGCTGAAGCTACTAGGGCAAAGGCATGATATTGCTGAAATAGCAGGAACATTTTCCATGTATATAATACCTCAGATGTTTTCTCTGGCTGTGAACTTCACCACTCAGAAATTCTTACAAGCTCAAAGCAAGGTGGCTGTTCTAGCTTGGGTGGGGATCTTCGCCTTGATGACGCACGTTGGTTTGCTATACTTGTTCATCAGAGTGTTGAAATGGGGGCTAGTTGGTGCTGCCGCTGCCTATGATATATCTGCTTGGGGAATAGCCCTGGCTCAGGTGATCTACGTCGTGGGGTGGTGTGGCGACACATGGCACGGTCTGTCCTTGATGGCCTTCAGAGGCCTTTGGGATTTTCTGAAACTGTCTGTCTCTTCTGCTCTCATGCTTTGCTTGGAGATTTGGTACTTCATGAGCATAATCGTCCTCACAGGGCATCTGGAGGATCCGGTGCTGGCCGTGGGATCCCTTTCCATTTG CATGAATCTTAATGGATGGGAAGGCATGCTATTCATTGGAGTGAATGCAGCAATAAG CATTCGTGTGTCGAATGAGCTTGGATCTGGACACCCTCGGGCTGCAAAGTTCTCGGTGTATGTGACCATAATGGAATCAATGGTGATAGGGTTGGTGTGCATGGTGATCATAATAGGGACCAAGGATGATTTCGCGTCCCTTTTCACCAACAGCAAGCCGATGCAGAAAGCAGTGGGAGATTTAGCGTATCTCCTTGCTGTGACCATGATGCTTAATAGCATTCAGCCAGTCATATCAG GAGTTGCCATTGGAGGTGGATGGCAAGGTCTGGTTGCTTTCATTAATCTCACTTGTTATTACGTCATAGGTCTACCTGCTGGATTTCTTCTTGGTTATAAAACATATTTAGGTGTTCAG GGAATATGGATAGGGATGATATTTGGGACATGTCTACAAACTCTAATTCTTCTGATGATTGTGTGGAGAACAAACTGGGATGAGGAG GTGGCTCAAGCATCAGAGAGAATGCGCCGATGGAGTGGGAATGCATAG
- the LOC121800715 gene encoding uncharacterized protein LOC121800715, with amino-acid sequence MDHMDEIDIIDWDSIEITPLEESQIGAPESLMNEETMFPFVGLTLEKPSDAAVDGMNYGPIVDEVMDIRVHDHIPNEESVFYDMDDPPMDVGTIYTNMNDFRKAVKQHAIKTQFELETEKSNPNLFRGFCKAESCLWSSVARWMKNEKHVKVCLNKDPNMGAIKLQNELQEKYVATIHYSTTYAGSVVEIGLKETEDEVYFQRFFCCFKPSTNGFLNGCRPYLSVDATTLNGRWNGQLLGTVLDGHNWIFPLAFGWFESETNEEWIWFMEQLKRAMGSPPHLAICSDACKGLENVVKAVFP; translated from the exons ATGGATCACATGGATGAAATTGATATTATTGACTGGGATAGTATAGAAATTACTCCACTTGAAGAATCACAGATTGGTGCTCCTGAGAGCTTGATGAATGAAGAAACAATGTTTCCATTTGTTGGTCTAACCTTAGAGAAACCTAGTGATGCAGCAGTAGATGGAATGAATTATGGTCCAATTGTTGATGAGGTAATGGACATACGAGTTCATGACCATATTCCTAATGAAGAGAGTGTATTTTATGATATGGATGACCCTCCGATGGATGTTGGAACCATATACACAAATATGAATGATTTTAGGAAAGCAGTGAAGCAACATGCTATAAAGACTCAGTTTGAACTAGAAACAGAGAAATCCAACCCAAATTTGTTCAGGGGCTTCTGCAAAGCAGAGAGTTGTCTATGGTCAAGTGTTGCTAGGTGgatgaaaaatgaaaagcaTGTGAAG GTTTGTTTGAATAAAG atcCAAACATGGGAGCAATTAAGTTGCAAAATGAGTTGCAGGAGAAGTATGTCGCCACAATTCATTATTCTACTACATATGCTG GGAGTGTAGTTGAGATAGGGTTGAAAGAGACTGAAGACGAGGTGTACTTTCAAAGATTTTTTTGTTGCTTCAAACCTAGTACCAATGGCTTCCTAAATGGGTGTAGGCCATATTTAAGTGTAGATGCAACGACTCTTAATGGTAGATGGAATGGACAGCTACTGGGTACTGTATTAGATGGCCACAACTGGATATTTCCACTTGCTTTTGGGTGGTTTGAAAGTGAGACCAATGAAGAATGGATTTGGTTTATGGAGCAGCTAAAGAGAGCAATGGGAAGTCCACCTCATTTAGCTATTTGCTCAGATGCATGCAAGGGGTTGGAGAATGTTGTGAAGGCGGTGTTTCCATGA